A single genomic interval of Helicoverpa zea isolate HzStark_Cry1AcR chromosome 19, ilHelZeax1.1, whole genome shotgun sequence harbors:
- the LOC124639886 gene encoding protein ABHD11-like, which produces MLLKSCVTNNLIRRFQPILFVYGTLFKHFAPTYRILNRSNVILSYKILSEGVTETDEPPIFLFHGLLSNKKQWEGMGKIILNLTKRSVVVVDLRNHGNSPHMGSHRYEDLAADILTLFEKLGVEQASLIGHSMGGKAALCLALTAPLKITGVLVVDISPASVTQSYKEEYPKILNAMKAVDFKMPKKVNHAKREAKKQLKEMITDDYLLNTILDNIKIRTDSTIGWAVNIDVLLKHINAIASFPRPLRRKRYFGPTLFIGGQLSEFIPPDDLPVIRDMFPKAVITYIPKTGHNVHIDDPRSFLEIAIAFIRTHHYKRQFKPPVVP; this is translated from the exons ATGTTACTTAAGAGTTGTGTTACCAATAACTTGATAAGAAGGTTCCAGCCAATTCTATTTGTATATGGTACACTGTTCAAGCACTTTGCTCCTACTTATCGAATTTTAAATAGATCGAATGTTATTCTATCGTATAAGATACTCAGCGAAGGTGTTACCGAGACAGATGAACCGCCAATTTTCCTCTTTCATGGTTTGTTAAGCAATAAGAAGCAATGGGAGGGCATGgggaaaataatattgaatctaACAAAAAGATCAGTAGTAGTTGTGGACTTACGAAATCATGGCAACAGTCCTCATATGGGCAGTCACAGATATGAAGACCTCGCGGCGGATATACTGACTCTGTTTGAGAAGCTGGGAGTTGAACAAGCGAGTCTCATCGGACACAGCATGGGAGGGAAAGCTGCTCTGTGTTTAGCTTTAACTGCG ccgCTTAAAATAACCGGTGTGTTAGTAGTAGATATATCTCCCGCTTCAGTCACACAAAGCTACAAGGAAGAATACCCCAAAATACTAAATGCTATGAAAGCAGTTGACTTCAAGATGCCGAAAAAAGTGAATCACGCCAAAAGGGAAGCTAAGAAACAACTGAAAGAAATGATTACAGACGATTATCTTCTCAATACGATTCTAGACAATATAAAAATTCGCACAGATTCGACAATCGGTTGGGCAGTTAATATCGATGTTCTGTTAAAGCACATTAATGCTATTGCAAGTTTCCCCAGGCCACTGAGAAGAAAGCGATATTTTGGCCCCACGCTATTTATCGGCGGCCAGTTGTCTGAATTTATTCC GCCGGACGATTTACCAGTTATTCGGGACATGTTTCCAAAAGCTGTTATAACCTACATCCCGAAAACAGGACACAATGTGCACATTGACGATCCAAGATCGTTTTTAGAAATTGCGATCGCTTTTATCAGGACTCACCACTATAAACGTCAGTTCAAACCCCCGGTAGTTCCATAA
- the LOC124639825 gene encoding protein ABHD11-like, whose amino-acid sequence MDILSKISKVRLLQYTGLKTVGAKQIRTKSTQPLELSYRIHGPSPRPGSVPIFVLHDCLASKKNWETFCHKITVPTNMTVIAADARNHGDSPHHSSHGYYDQAADVSHLLAKFSVEKGIFIGHGMGGRTAMVLALTEPTKVASMIVVDISPVSTSCGLADFYPKTIDALSTMDFKGMNINTAEQTARNKMIENNLFQTEKELDYMLMNVGKLKNRTYGWKYNLGALRKNVDNIVSFPKLNKKQYPGPVLFLGGKLSFAIPFEDMPGILKIFPRAQILYIDGAGHNAHVDQPQTFYDTVMQFLHYNSLMQTA is encoded by the exons ATGGATATCCTAAGCAAAATCAGTAAAGTGAGACTTCTACAATACACTGGCTTAAAAACTGTGGGTGCTAAGCAAATCCGAACTAAATCAACGCAGCCACTCGAATTATCGTACAGAATTCACGGTCCTAGTCCCAGACCCGGGAGCGTACCGATTTTCGTGCTTCATGATTGCCTTGCTAGCAAAAAGAATTGGGAAACTTTTTGTCATAAGATCACCGTTCCTACGAACATGACGGTGATCGCTGCGGACGCTCGAAACCATGGCGACAGTCCACATCACAGCTCCCATGGATACTATGACCAAGCTGCAGATGTTTCTCATTTATTAGCTAAGTTTTCTGTagaaaaaggtatttttattgGCCACGGCATGGGAGGCAGAACGGCCATGGTATTGGCTCTGACTGAG CCAACTAAAGTAGCGAGTATGATCGTAGTAGACATATCGCCTGTATCAACTTCATGCGGTCTAGCAGACTTCTATCCTAAGACTATCGATGCTCTCTCGACTATGGACTTCAAAGGAATGAATATAAATACAGCTGAACAGACTGCtagaaataaaatgattgaaaataatttattccaaACTGAAAAAGAATTGGACTACATGCTAATGAATGTTGGCAAATTGAAAAATAGAACATATGGCTGGAAATACAATCTCGGTGCTTTGAGGAAAAATGTGGATAATATAGTATCTTTtccaaaattgaataaaaagcaGTATCCTGGCCCTGTGCTGTTCCTGGGAGGCAAGCTATCATTCGCAATCCC ATTCGAGGACATGCCTGggatcttaaaaatatttcctagAGCACAAATACTGTACATCGATGGGGCTGGACACAACGCGCATGTGGATCAACCACAAACCTTCTATGATACTGTCATGCAGTTCTTACATTATAACTCATTGATGCAAACTGCATAA